Within the Granulicella sibirica genome, the region CTGGCCCTGTGCCGCGATGGCTCCGTTCAGCATCAAGGCGAGGCTGTCGATCTTCTCTTTCTTCCACGCATCAGCGTAGGAATCCTTGTTCGCGATGAACTGCGTCTCGGACTCCATAAGCGTCTCGATGATGCGGAGGCGATTGGCGCGGAGGGAAGAGCCGGTCTCGGTGACCTCTACGATGGCGTCGGCGAGCATGGGAGGCTTGACCTCGGTGGCTCCCCAGCTGAACTCGACCTTGACGGGAATGTTCTTGCCGGCGAAGTAGCGCTTGGTGAACTCGACGAGTTCGGTGGCGATGGTCATGCCGGCGAGGTCTTCGGGTTTGTGGAAGGGGGAGTCTTCCGGAACGGCGAGCACCCACTTGACCTTCTGGCGGCTTGCCTTCGAGTAGGTGAGGCTGGTGACGTATTCGACGTCAGTCTGGTTCTCGAGGACCCAGTCGTGGCCGGTGAGTCCGGCGTCGAGGTGGCCCTGTTCGACGTAGCGGGCCATCTCCTGCGCGCGGACGAGCATGCACTCGATCTCGGTGTCGTCGATGGTGGGGAAGTAGCTGCGGCCGCTGGCGTAGATGCGCCATCCGGCGCGTTCGAAAAGGGCAATGGTTGCGTCCTGCAGGCTGCCCTTGGGGATGCCCAGCTTCAGTACTTTCTTGTCGCTCACTTGCTCTCTCCTGGTACGGTTGCGGCCGGCATCAGCGGCTTGGTGAAGCAGCTTACGGTTCCTTCGTGGCATACGAGTCCATCGCCTTCGACTTCAACCTTGAAAAGGAGCGCGTCGTTGTCGCAATCGGTCGCGGCCTCGATCACTCTCAACCGGTTGCCACTTGTCTCGCCCTTCATCCAGAGCTTGCCGCGTGTGCGGCTCCAGAAGGTGACGTAGCCGGTCTCTAAGGTCTTCTTGTAACTGACCTCGTTCAGAAAACCGAGCATGAGAATCTCGCCCGTCTTTGCGTCCTGCACCATGCCCGGGACCAGGCCATCCATTTTGGCGAAGTCGATCTGGATGTCTGCCCCTTTGGTCTCTACAGCCGTCATGCCATTCTCCCGAAACTGTTTTGTTGCGTCTCTCTAAGTTGCCGCGCGCGTAAAAAGGCCCGCTCGCGGTGTTCGCGTCAGCGGGCCTTTTCGAATCCTATTTGAGCGTCGTCTTACATCGCTCGACCGGACAGAGCCGCCAACACGCTGAATGCGTGGTGATGGGAATGCCCGTGATGGTGCGACCGAACGATCATCTGTCATAACGCTAATCGTGTCGCCCGGCCTTGTCAATGTAGCTTCGTCGGGTCTGCCCGAAAAGGATCGCCATGGGCTAATCTATTCGCGCACGCTGCCGGACGTTCCTGCGTTGCGTGAAAATCAAAAGACCTCTCACGCGCCGAACGAAAATCGTACCGAAATCGTAAACAGCCATCAGGAGTAAACGTCCTATGTTCAATCCTCTCTCGACCGTCCGCCGCCGTCTCCTCTCCGCCGCGCTTCTACTTTCGTTCGCTCCCGCCTTTGCTCTCGCCGCCCCGATGCAGGCGAAGCCCGCGGCTGCCGTTGTCGCTGATGCCAGTAAGCTCGACATCAACACGGCGACTCCCGATCAACTCAAGGCGCTGCCCGGAATCGGCGACGCGTACACCAAGCGCATCATCGATGGACGCCCCTACGCCGCCAAAACGCAGCTCACGAGTAAGGGAATTCTCCCGCAGAAGACCTACGACGGCATCAAGGACATGATCATTGCCAAGCATGCGAAGAAGTAACTAGCCGTGGTTCGGCTGGCTGGCTGCTACCATGCATCCAGCCAGCCCTTCAGGACGACCTTCCGATGAACCAGACGACCCGACGTTCCGGATGACACCCATCAAACAGACGAAGCGATCATCGTCCGCCCCTCTCTATGCGCTGCTTGCGCTCGTGGCCTCGATTGCGCTCAGCTACTCGGCCTTAGGTGCCTTTTCAAGCTTCAGGAATCTCCTGCACGGCACAGAGCGCGTCGAGACGCCGTTTTTCAACGGGTACCTCGCACATGTGATTCGTCTCAACCAGACACAGGCCCATATCGCAGGTGTTCCTTCCGGCTTCGCGCTCGATACCATCACGCTGGTGAATCCATCCGCGAAAGCCGCGGGC harbors:
- a CDS encoding ComEA family DNA-binding protein, yielding MFNPLSTVRRRLLSAALLLSFAPAFALAAPMQAKPAAAVVADASKLDINTATPDQLKALPGIGDAYTKRIIDGRPYAAKTQLTSKGILPQKTYDGIKDMIIAKHAKK
- the hisI gene encoding phosphoribosyl-AMP cyclohydrolase codes for the protein MTAVETKGADIQIDFAKMDGLVPGMVQDAKTGEILMLGFLNEVSYKKTLETGYVTFWSRTRGKLWMKGETSGNRLRVIEAATDCDNDALLFKVEVEGDGLVCHEGTVSCFTKPLMPAATVPGESK
- the hisG gene encoding ATP phosphoribosyltransferase — protein: MSDKKVLKLGIPKGSLQDATIALFERAGWRIYASGRSYFPTIDDTEIECMLVRAQEMARYVEQGHLDAGLTGHDWVLENQTDVEYVTSLTYSKASRQKVKWVLAVPEDSPFHKPEDLAGMTIATELVEFTKRYFAGKNIPVKVEFSWGATEVKPPMLADAIVEVTETGSSLRANRLRIIETLMESETQFIANKDSYADAWKKEKIDSLALMLNGAIAAQGQVGLMLNVGKANLDAVLGVLPALNSPTVSQLSDPEWVALNTILEESLVRDVIPKLKAAGATGIVEYPLSKVVL